The Methylotenera sp. G11 genome includes a window with the following:
- a CDS encoding NAD-dependent epimerase/dehydratase family protein produces the protein MQRKIVLPGGAGLVGQNLVVRLKAQGFTDIVVLDKHRANLEVLKRLQPEIAAEFADLAEPGDWQRHFSGADVVVMLQAQIGGTDYREFVRNNVDATRLVLDAIKANNVPHLVHVSSSVVESAAEDYYTCTKRDQEQLVLRSGIACAILRPTLMFGWFDRKHLGWLSRFMKKAPVFPVPGNGRYMRQPLYVGDFCNIIISCIRNNIDRGIYNISGHEKIDYIDIIREIKRVTGAGAPIVHIPFVLFYSLLWIWEVFDRNPPFTTQQLAALIAKDEFEVIDWPGMFNVPATPLAKAIEETFGHAEYSKVVLEF, from the coding sequence ATGCAACGGAAAATAGTCTTGCCCGGCGGCGCCGGGCTTGTCGGGCAGAACCTTGTTGTGCGCCTCAAGGCACAGGGGTTTACCGATATTGTGGTTCTTGATAAGCATAGGGCGAATCTTGAAGTCCTGAAACGGCTGCAGCCTGAGATCGCGGCTGAGTTTGCAGACCTTGCCGAACCCGGCGATTGGCAGAGGCATTTCAGTGGTGCCGATGTTGTCGTCATGCTGCAGGCCCAGATAGGCGGCACGGACTACCGTGAGTTTGTACGGAATAATGTTGATGCTACACGCCTTGTGCTCGATGCAATCAAGGCTAACAATGTACCGCATCTGGTGCATGTAAGCTCATCAGTGGTAGAGTCCGCCGCTGAAGATTATTACACGTGCACGAAAAGAGACCAGGAGCAGCTGGTGCTGCGCAGTGGTATCGCCTGTGCGATACTGCGCCCGACTTTGATGTTTGGCTGGTTTGACCGCAAGCATCTGGGCTGGCTTTCGCGCTTCATGAAGAAAGCGCCGGTATTCCCGGTACCGGGAAACGGCCGTTACATGCGCCAGCCGCTTTACGTGGGTGACTTTTGCAACATCATCATCAGCTGCATCCGCAACAATATTGATCGCGGTATTTACAATATATCCGGGCATGAAAAGATCGATTATATCGACATCATCCGCGAGATCAAACGCGTAACCGGTGCAGGCGCGCCTATCGTTCATATTCCATTCGTGCTGTTTTACAGCTTGCTTTGGATTTGGGAGGTGTTCGACAGGAATCCGCCTTTTACCACGCAGCAGCTTGCTGCCTTGATTGCAAAGGACGAATTTGAAGTGATTGACTGGCCTGGGATGTTCAATGTGCCTGCCACACCTTTAGCCAAGGCGATAGAGGAGACTTTTGGCCACGCCGAATACAGCAAAGTGGTTCTGGAGTTCTGA
- a CDS encoding glycosyltransferase family 39 protein: protein MKIKVPNPETLSMLFIVALWGMMIAAANPVGDFPLIDDWAYAESVRALLYQHRLVISDWSAMNLLTQVVWGWFFSWLLEPSFTVLRMSVLVLGLLGVMTAFRLSREAGVPLPLALLGAVLLMVNPVYFTMSNTFMTDVPFFAFSVMSLLFLARAVHSDRTQDIVAGTVMLVLALLIRQLGFAIAIAYALAYMAGRRLSLNAITRAVLPLLACLLVQLLYRAWLDVHHQLPAMHGYQIDQIRRAFSLPLLDFVTVFGLNVFKTLLSFALFLLPLILLIFFYLNKKIDTVTACLLAIGTLLLYYSLRLAGMQLFPLQSYLEGAFGFGGNILSAFGVGPSLQYGAVGYFPEYRITVGYCWLFIGLLIVFAAGLMLHFLFTAVRGLWRSRDKIAKVWFCEQAEDMRKIRLYILFGATALIYCVPTFLLPTLYDRYLLLPMLAASFLMQLKVSAATTLTHELSRSKVAVVIVITVSGAIMTSLAAHDYLAWNRVRWAALDDLVKRQGVAPERIDGGFEFNGMYLFSKDHLKPRPKGWWVEDNEYLVAFSPVYFTIVKGYTLEASYPVEAYLPFSPQHIHVLHRK, encoded by the coding sequence ATGAAAATTAAAGTACCCAATCCAGAGACCTTATCCATGCTTTTTATCGTGGCACTCTGGGGCATGATGATCGCAGCGGCCAACCCGGTCGGGGATTTTCCGCTGATTGATGACTGGGCGTATGCAGAGTCGGTAAGAGCCCTGCTGTATCAACACCGGCTGGTGATTTCAGACTGGTCGGCAATGAACTTGCTGACGCAGGTGGTATGGGGGTGGTTTTTTTCATGGCTGCTGGAGCCGTCATTCACTGTGCTGAGGATGTCGGTACTTGTGCTCGGCCTGCTGGGTGTCATGACTGCATTCAGGTTAAGCCGTGAGGCTGGCGTGCCATTGCCATTGGCCTTGCTGGGAGCGGTGCTGCTGATGGTGAATCCGGTTTATTTCACGATGAGCAATACGTTCATGACGGATGTGCCGTTTTTTGCTTTTTCTGTAATGTCGTTATTGTTCTTGGCCAGGGCTGTGCATAGTGACAGGACGCAGGATATCGTTGCCGGCACCGTGATGCTTGTCCTTGCGCTGCTGATCCGGCAGCTCGGTTTCGCAATTGCAATTGCCTATGCGCTTGCTTATATGGCCGGGCGCAGGCTGTCGCTGAATGCAATCACTCGGGCAGTCCTTCCTTTGCTGGCTTGCCTGCTTGTGCAGTTGTTATATCGTGCATGGCTCGATGTACATCACCAGCTGCCTGCGATGCATGGCTATCAGATTGATCAGATCAGGCGTGCATTTTCATTGCCTTTGCTGGATTTCGTGACGGTATTCGGGCTGAATGTTTTTAAAACGCTATTGTCTTTCGCACTGTTTCTATTGCCGCTGATACTGCTTATTTTTTTCTATTTGAATAAAAAGATCGATACCGTTACCGCTTGCCTGTTGGCGATCGGCACGCTTCTGCTGTATTACAGCCTGCGCCTGGCAGGCATGCAGCTGTTCCCGTTGCAAAGTTATCTTGAAGGGGCATTTGGTTTTGGCGGCAATATCCTAAGCGCTTTCGGGGTCGGCCCTTCATTGCAGTATGGCGCGGTGGGCTACTTCCCTGAATACCGGATCACGGTGGGTTACTGCTGGTTATTTATAGGCTTGCTGATCGTTTTTGCAGCAGGGCTGATGCTGCATTTTTTATTCACTGCGGTGCGCGGTTTGTGGCGCAGCAGGGATAAGATTGCGAAGGTATGGTTCTGCGAACAGGCTGAAGACATGCGGAAGATACGGCTATATATCTTATTCGGTGCTACCGCGCTCATCTATTGCGTACCTACTTTTCTGCTGCCTACCCTGTACGACCGTTATTTGCTGCTTCCCATGCTGGCCGCCAGTTTCCTGATGCAACTGAAAGTGTCTGCCGCCACCACACTTACACATGAACTGTCGCGTTCAAAAGTCGCCGTTGTCATTGTCATAACGGTGTCCGGCGCGATCATGACCAGCCTGGCTGCACATGATTACCTGGCCTGGAACCGCGTGCGCTGGGCAGCCCTGGACGACCTGGTGAAGCGGCAGGGCGTGGCGCCGGAGCGGATAGACGGCGGTTTTGAGTTTAACGGGATGTACCTTTTTTCCAAAGACCACCTGAAGCCACGCCCCAAAGGCTGGTGGGTAGAGGATAATGAATACCTGGTTGCATTTTCACCAGTGTATTTCACGATCGTTAAAGGCTATACATTAGAGGCAAGCTATCCGGTCGAGGCATATTTACCTTTCAGCCCCCAGCATATCCATGTGTTGCATCGAAAATAA